A stretch of the Streptosporangium sp. NBC_01755 genome encodes the following:
- a CDS encoding (2Fe-2S)-binding protein translates to MLLKGRTPVYVCVCRAVTENEVHDCISAGAKSARQIRDATGAGGDCASCVRKICAILKRSEDLMPTA, encoded by the coding sequence ATGCTGCTGAAAGGTCGCACCCCCGTGTATGTATGCGTCTGCCGCGCGGTCACCGAGAACGAGGTGCACGACTGCATCTCGGCAGGGGCGAAGAGCGCGCGCCAGATTCGCGACGCTACGGGTGCCGGTGGCGACTGTGCTTCTTGCGTGCGCAAGATCTGTGCGATCCTGAAGCGGTCTGAAGACTTGATGCCGACCGCATAG
- a CDS encoding adenylate/guanylate cyclase domain-containing protein, whose translation MGGEEVFTGRPTAEQIEHLFVGTSPRYTRIQVASLARLPQELTERIWRALGFATLSDDAVAFTDADVAALEQVRTMMESGLLDDRTVIKMARALGQTTARLAHWQAEIIVSALLDPGRRPTDEDLAGVMETSRRLLPGFERVLIHVWRAQLAAAGTRLLTIADITDEIVPTRLTLTVGFADLVSFTRVSRELDERGLAELVEGFETRASDVVAGHGGRLVKTLGDEVLFTAADPRAAALIALDLVSAIRRYGPDVRIGLAYGPVLPIMGDVFGTTVNLAARLTAIARPGTIVVDSELAEALEGAPGVEVGRIRRRPARGLGVVQPYVLRRAGND comes from the coding sequence GTGGGCGGAGAGGAAGTCTTCACCGGACGCCCCACGGCCGAACAGATCGAGCACCTGTTCGTCGGCACCTCTCCCCGCTACACCCGGATCCAGGTGGCGAGCCTCGCCCGGCTCCCGCAGGAGCTCACCGAGCGGATCTGGCGTGCACTGGGGTTCGCCACGCTTTCCGACGACGCCGTGGCCTTCACCGACGCGGACGTGGCGGCGCTCGAACAGGTCCGGACGATGATGGAGAGCGGTCTGCTGGACGACCGGACCGTCATCAAGATGGCCAGGGCACTCGGCCAGACAACGGCCAGGCTCGCGCATTGGCAGGCCGAGATCATAGTCAGCGCCCTGCTCGACCCCGGCCGCCGGCCCACGGACGAGGATCTGGCGGGGGTCATGGAGACCTCGCGCCGGCTGCTCCCCGGCTTCGAACGGGTCCTGATCCACGTCTGGCGCGCCCAGCTCGCGGCCGCGGGAACCCGCCTGCTGACGATCGCCGACATCACCGACGAGATCGTGCCGACCCGGCTCACCCTCACGGTGGGCTTCGCCGACCTGGTCTCCTTCACCCGGGTCTCCCGTGAGCTGGACGAGCGGGGCCTGGCCGAGCTCGTCGAGGGCTTCGAGACGCGAGCCTCCGACGTGGTCGCCGGGCACGGGGGACGGCTGGTCAAGACGCTCGGCGACGAGGTGCTCTTCACGGCGGCCGACCCGCGGGCCGCCGCCCTGATCGCCCTGGACCTGGTCAGCGCCATCCGCCGGTACGGGCCCGACGTGCGGATCGGGCTGGCGTACGGCCCGGTGCTGCCGATCATGGGCGACGTCTTCGGGACCACGGTCAACCTGGCGGCCAGGCTTACGGCCATCGCCCGCCCCGGCACCATCGTCGTCGACAGCGAGCTGGCCGAGGCGCTGGAGGGCGCGCCGGGCGTCGAGGTCGGCCGCATCCGGCGGCGGCCGGCCCGCGGTCTGGGGGTGGTGCAGCCGTACGTGCTGCGCCGGGCTGGTAATGATTGA
- a CDS encoding S-(hydroxymethyl)mycothiol dehydrogenase: MPYTVQGVVARGKGEPVSLETVIVPDPGPGEAVVTVQACGVCHTDLHYREGGINDDFPFLLGHEAAGVVEAVGEGVTEVAPGDFVILNWRAVCGNCRACRRGRPWYCFNTHNATQKMTLEDGTPLSPALGVGAFIEKTLVAAGQCTKVDPSAPAQVAGLLGCGVMAGLGAAINTGGVTRGDSVAVIGCGGVGDAAILGARLAGASKIIAVDVDDRKLGWAKEFGATHTVNSRTSDVVETVRELTGGNGADVVIEAVGRPETYKQAFYARDLAGTVVLVGVPTPEMTLELPLLDVFGRGGALKSSWYGDCLPSRDFPMLIDLYLQGRLDLDRFVSETIGLGDVEEAFTKMHRGEVLRSVVIL; the protein is encoded by the coding sequence ATGCCGTACACCGTCCAAGGCGTGGTCGCGCGTGGCAAGGGCGAGCCCGTCTCGCTGGAGACCGTCATCGTGCCCGATCCGGGGCCGGGCGAGGCCGTGGTGACGGTACAGGCCTGTGGTGTCTGTCACACGGACCTGCACTACCGCGAGGGCGGCATCAACGACGACTTCCCGTTCCTGCTCGGCCACGAGGCCGCCGGAGTGGTCGAGGCCGTCGGTGAGGGGGTCACGGAGGTGGCGCCCGGTGACTTCGTGATCCTGAACTGGCGGGCCGTCTGCGGTAACTGCCGGGCCTGCCGGCGCGGCCGTCCCTGGTACTGCTTCAACACGCACAACGCCACCCAGAAGATGACCCTGGAGGACGGCACACCGCTCAGCCCCGCCCTGGGCGTCGGCGCCTTCATCGAGAAGACCCTGGTCGCGGCCGGGCAGTGCACCAAGGTCGACCCGTCGGCGCCGGCGCAGGTGGCCGGGCTGCTCGGCTGTGGCGTGATGGCGGGCCTGGGCGCCGCCATCAACACCGGCGGCGTGACCCGCGGCGACAGCGTGGCGGTCATCGGGTGCGGCGGCGTCGGCGACGCGGCCATCCTCGGCGCCAGGCTGGCGGGCGCCTCGAAGATCATCGCGGTGGACGTGGACGACCGCAAGCTCGGCTGGGCCAAGGAGTTCGGCGCCACCCACACGGTCAACTCCCGCACTTCGGACGTGGTCGAGACGGTCAGGGAGCTCACCGGAGGCAACGGCGCGGACGTGGTCATCGAGGCGGTTGGTCGCCCGGAGACCTACAAGCAGGCCTTCTACGCCCGTGACCTGGCCGGGACCGTGGTCCTGGTCGGGGTGCCCACCCCGGAGATGACGCTGGAGCTGCCGCTGCTCGACGTCTTCGGCCGCGGCGGCGCGCTGAAGTCCTCCTGGTACGGCGACTGCCTGCCCAGCCGCGACTTCCCCATGCTCATCGACCTCTACCTGCAGGGGCGGCTCGACCTCGACCGCTTCGTCTCCGAGACGATCGGCCTCGGCGACGTCGAGGAGGCCTTCACGAAGATGCACCGCGGTGAGGTGCTGCGCTCGGTGGTGATCCTGTGA
- a CDS encoding MBL fold metallo-hydrolase gives MIDKVVTSGTFSLDGGTWDVDNNVWIVGSDSEVVIIDAAHDAAAIAERVGDREVKAIVCTHAHNDHIDAAADLAARVGAPILLHPADRVLWEMVYADLPYTPLKDGQMISAGGVDLTVLHTPGHAPGAVCLYGAEIGALFSGDTLFHGGPGATGRSFSSFDTIIESIKGRLLTLPPETTVYTGHGDSTSIGEEAGHLEEWLARGH, from the coding sequence GTGATCGACAAGGTGGTCACCTCCGGCACCTTCTCGCTGGACGGCGGGACGTGGGACGTCGACAACAACGTCTGGATCGTCGGCTCGGACAGCGAGGTGGTCATCATCGACGCCGCGCACGACGCCGCCGCGATCGCCGAGCGGGTCGGTGACCGAGAGGTGAAGGCCATCGTCTGCACCCACGCGCACAACGACCACATCGACGCGGCGGCAGACCTCGCCGCGCGGGTGGGCGCGCCGATCCTGCTCCACCCGGCAGACCGGGTGCTGTGGGAGATGGTCTACGCCGACCTGCCGTACACCCCGCTGAAGGACGGTCAGATGATCTCGGCCGGAGGCGTCGATCTGACCGTGCTGCATACGCCGGGTCACGCTCCGGGCGCGGTCTGCCTGTACGGGGCGGAGATCGGCGCCCTCTTCAGCGGCGACACCCTCTTCCACGGCGGTCCCGGCGCGACGGGAAGGTCCTTCTCCTCCTTCGACACGATCATCGAGTCGATCAAGGGGAGATTGCTGACCCTGCCGCCGGAGACGACGGTGTACACCGGCCACGGCGACTCCACCTCCATCGGCGAGGAGGCAGGGCACCTGGAGGAGTGGCTGGCCAGGGGACACTGA
- a CDS encoding response regulator transcription factor, producing MTCVLLAEDDTSISEPLARALRREGYQVEVSPDGPQALERALSGGIDLIVLDLGLPEMDGLEVARRIRAEGHGTPVLILTARVDEVDTVVGLDAGADDYVTKPFRLAELLARVRALLRRGTSETPVVQGVRIDADSRRAWMGDKELHLTTKEFDLLRVLVRDAGKVVTREQIMREVWDTNWWGSTKTLDMHISWLRRKLGDDAAKPRYITTVRGVGFRFERE from the coding sequence ATGACCTGTGTACTACTCGCCGAGGATGACACCTCGATTTCCGAGCCACTGGCGCGAGCTCTGCGCCGCGAGGGTTATCAAGTAGAGGTGAGCCCTGACGGCCCGCAGGCTCTGGAGCGGGCTCTGTCGGGTGGCATCGACCTGATTGTTCTCGACCTGGGCCTGCCCGAGATGGACGGCCTGGAGGTGGCCAGGCGCATCCGCGCCGAAGGCCACGGAACTCCCGTGTTGATCCTCACCGCCCGTGTCGACGAGGTCGACACCGTGGTGGGCCTCGACGCCGGGGCCGACGACTACGTCACCAAACCGTTCCGCCTCGCCGAGCTGCTGGCGCGTGTCCGCGCCCTGCTGCGGCGCGGCACGTCCGAGACGCCCGTGGTCCAGGGCGTGCGCATCGACGCCGACTCCCGTCGGGCGTGGATGGGCGACAAGGAACTGCATCTGACCACCAAGGAGTTCGACCTGCTGAGGGTCCTGGTCCGCGACGCCGGAAAGGTGGTCACTCGCGAGCAGATCATGCGCGAGGTGTGGGACACCAACTGGTGGGGTTCGACCAAGACCCTGGACATGCACATATCGTGGCTACGCCGGAAACTCGGTGACGACGCCGCCAAGCCCCGATACATCACAACGGTTCGAGGGGTCGGCTTCAGGTTCGAGCGCGAGTAG
- a CDS encoding ATP-binding protein, which translates to MRRRLLSSTLLVAVIGVLLLGIPLAVAVNRLIEEEATQQLASHAKSLLGEVEYARIQDQPIDEQQLERKYSHLYIQIYAKGTPPQVITVGTEPPESQKMTADAQSENGVYVAVSRDRTGVEREIHAWLFLILGLAAAALAVAVGLAIVQSRRLTLPLSDLAMIAERLGSGDARPSKHRYGIQELDRVAEVLDRSATRISDLLAREREFATDASHQLRTPLTGLTMRLEEIVAAADEPGIVKEEGEAAIVQAERLTAVIDELLATARRQRQAQAESVRLDALLDQQFIEWGPAFRRAGRQLRLAGTRELQALGTAGGISQVISTLLENSLEHGGGTVIVTTSAKERSVVIEVADQGRGIPDDLAPRVFERNVSGAGGTGLGLPLARALAAADGGRLELVRPRPAAFAFFLRQVGETGRNRVVRGPA; encoded by the coding sequence ATGCGCCGACGCCTGCTCTCCTCAACCCTCCTTGTCGCGGTCATCGGGGTGTTGCTGCTTGGCATCCCCCTCGCCGTGGCGGTCAACAGGCTCATCGAGGAGGAGGCGACCCAGCAGCTCGCCTCCCATGCCAAGAGCCTGCTGGGGGAGGTCGAGTACGCCCGGATCCAGGACCAGCCCATTGACGAGCAGCAACTGGAACGTAAGTATTCCCATCTCTACATTCAGATCTACGCGAAGGGGACACCTCCCCAGGTGATAACGGTGGGCACCGAGCCCCCCGAGAGCCAGAAGATGACCGCGGACGCACAGTCGGAGAACGGCGTGTACGTCGCGGTCAGCCGGGACAGGACGGGGGTGGAGCGTGAGATCCACGCATGGCTCTTTCTCATCCTGGGGCTCGCCGCGGCTGCTCTCGCGGTCGCGGTCGGGCTTGCCATCGTGCAGTCGCGCCGCCTGACGTTACCGCTCAGCGACCTTGCGATGATCGCTGAGCGGCTCGGTTCCGGTGACGCGAGGCCGAGCAAGCACCGCTACGGCATCCAGGAGCTCGATCGGGTGGCCGAGGTGCTCGACCGTAGCGCGACCCGCATCTCCGACCTCCTGGCGAGGGAACGGGAGTTCGCGACCGACGCCTCCCACCAGCTCCGCACCCCGCTCACCGGTCTGACCATGAGGCTTGAGGAGATCGTCGCCGCCGCGGACGAGCCGGGGATCGTCAAGGAGGAGGGCGAGGCCGCCATCGTGCAGGCCGAGCGGCTCACCGCGGTGATCGACGAGTTGCTGGCCACCGCCAGGCGACAGCGTCAGGCGCAGGCCGAGAGCGTCAGGCTCGACGCACTGCTCGACCAGCAGTTCATCGAGTGGGGCCCGGCGTTCCGCAGGGCCGGGCGGCAGCTGAGGCTGGCCGGTACGCGTGAGCTCCAGGCGCTGGGCACCGCCGGCGGTATCAGCCAGGTGATCTCCACCCTGCTGGAGAACTCGCTGGAGCACGGCGGCGGCACGGTGATCGTGACCACCAGCGCCAAGGAGAGGTCCGTCGTGATCGAGGTGGCGGACCAGGGCAGGGGTATACCCGACGACCTCGCCCCGAGGGTCTTCGAGCGCAACGTGAGCGGGGCCGGCGGTACGGGTCTCGGCCTGCCCCTCGCGAGAGCGCTGGCCGCCGCCGACGGAGGGCGCCTGGAGCTCGTACGGCCGCGTCCCGCGGCGTTCGCGTTCTTCCTGCGCCAGGTGGGCGAGACGGGCAGGAACCGTGTCGTCCGGGGGCCTGCCTGA
- a CDS encoding GtrA family protein: MEFLRHAYRRLAELARELAKFGTIGAVAFVIDAGGTNLLRFGLDWGPLTSKVIATIIAATFAYLGNRYWTFRHREQSGLAREYFLFFVLNAIGLLISVLVIGFVTYTLDLQDALSYNIAMLTGTALGTLFRFWSYKKWVFLPGADADLPMASKSQVNGHVYLLNKSTEENSPPPLPR, translated from the coding sequence GTGGAGTTTCTCCGACACGCCTACCGGCGGCTCGCCGAGCTGGCGCGAGAGCTGGCCAAGTTCGGCACGATCGGGGCGGTCGCCTTCGTGATCGACGCGGGCGGCACCAACCTGCTCCGGTTCGGCCTCGACTGGGGACCGCTCACCTCCAAGGTCATCGCCACGATCATCGCGGCCACCTTCGCCTACCTCGGCAACCGCTACTGGACGTTCAGGCACCGGGAGCAGAGCGGTCTGGCCCGCGAATACTTCCTGTTCTTCGTGCTCAACGCCATCGGCCTGCTGATCTCAGTGCTGGTGATCGGCTTCGTGACCTACACCCTGGACCTGCAGGACGCGCTGAGCTACAACATCGCCATGCTCACCGGCACCGCCCTCGGGACCCTGTTCAGATTCTGGTCGTACAAGAAGTGGGTCTTCCTGCCCGGTGCCGACGCGGACCTGCCGATGGCGTCGAAGAGCCAGGTCAACGGCCACGTGTACCTGCTGAACAAGAGCACGGAGGAGAACTCGCCACCGCCCCTGCCTCGCTAG
- the bfr gene encoding bacterioferritin codes for MQGDKKIIELLNEQLTAELTAINQYFLHAKMQENWGYTRLAKYTREESMDEMRHAEKLTDRILFLEGLPNYQKLGILHIGQTVAEQLRADLDIELEVVTRLRPAIILMREKGDVTSARIFEEILEDEEHHIDYLETELGLMDSLGEQLYLARYAEPPSAS; via the coding sequence ATGCAGGGCGACAAGAAAATCATCGAGCTGCTCAACGAGCAGCTGACCGCGGAACTGACCGCGATCAACCAGTACTTCCTGCACGCCAAGATGCAGGAGAACTGGGGATACACCAGGCTGGCGAAGTACACCCGCGAAGAGTCCATGGACGAGATGCGACACGCGGAGAAGCTCACCGACCGAATTCTCTTCCTCGAAGGACTGCCCAACTACCAGAAGCTGGGCATCCTGCATATCGGCCAGACCGTCGCGGAGCAGCTCCGCGCCGACCTGGACATCGAGCTTGAGGTGGTCACCCGCCTGAGGCCGGCCATCATCCTGATGCGCGAGAAGGGCGACGTCACCTCGGCCCGCATCTTCGAGGAGATCCTTGAGGACGAGGAGCACCACATCGACTACCTGGAGACCGAGCTGGGTCTCATGGACAGTCTCGGGGAGCAGCTCTACCTCGCCCGCTACGCCGAGCCGCCCTCGGCGTCTTGA